From Thalassococcus sp. S3, one genomic window encodes:
- a CDS encoding ribbon-helix-helix domain-containing protein produces MSARPAKRSLTLKGHRTSVSLEDAFWDAFQEIAKAQGKPINQLAAEIDASRGLEAGLASAIRVYVLNWFRHR; encoded by the coding sequence ATGAGTGCCCGGCCGGCGAAACGTTCACTGACCCTGAAAGGGCACCGCACCAGCGTGTCGCTGGAGGACGCCTTCTGGGACGCGTTTCAGGAAATTGCCAAAGCACAGGGCAAGCCGATAAATCAATTGGCCGCTGAGATTGATGCGTCAAGAGGCCTTGAGGCCGGATTGGCCTCGGCCATCCGGGTATATGTGCTCAACTGGTTCAGACACCGTTAA
- a CDS encoding VOC family protein, producing the protein MAVRRIVANIAAPDPSVAASFYTDCLGLEIGMDLGWILTVSQPAAEQPIQLSFAQHGGSGTQVPDLSIEVDDLDGVRDKLVAAGFTPTYGPVDEPWGVRRFYVQDPFGRCINILEHAG; encoded by the coding sequence ATGGCGGTCCGGCGGATCGTGGCGAATATTGCGGCGCCCGATCCGTCGGTCGCTGCATCCTTCTACACCGATTGCCTGGGGCTTGAGATCGGGATGGATCTTGGCTGGATCCTGACCGTATCGCAGCCTGCGGCTGAGCAGCCCATTCAGCTTTCCTTTGCCCAGCATGGCGGATCCGGCACGCAGGTGCCCGACCTTTCGATCGAGGTCGATGATTTAGATGGCGTGCGAGACAAGCTTGTGGCTGCGGGATTTACCCCGACCTATGGACCGGTTGATGAGCCATGGGGCGTGAGGCGGTTTTACGTGCAGGACCCGTTTGGCCGCTGCATCAACATATTGGAGCATGCCGGGTAA
- the chrA gene encoding chromate efflux transporter codes for MNTPTRSDLFYVFGRIGLLSFGGPAAQIALMHRELVEERPWLDEKTFLRALSLCMLLPGPEAMQLATYAGWRLHGVWGGLIAGLLFVLPGAIVIAALVALYAAFGDVPLIQAAFVGIKAAVIVIVLQALYRVAHKALTGATAIAMAGLAFLAIFIFDLPFPLIILTAAVWGYLTAKGTRDPKSRPSTSTPMPWRTALFCAAAWLVPLGILSVAGPPLLAQIGWFFAKLAVVTFGGAYAVLAYMTQTVAFDFNWISTEQMIDALGLAETTPGPLILVTQFVAMLTGYLQNGPAMAIAAGLVALWATFVPCFLWIFVAGPYLDLIADRPRLSSALAGITAAVVGVILNLSVWFALHVLFAEVVQWSVGPIRLPVPVWSSLQFGAGLLVALAAALMLGARLGLAQSLGILALAGIGLSLI; via the coding sequence GTGAACACGCCGACGCGATCAGACCTCTTCTACGTTTTCGGCCGTATCGGCCTGCTCTCCTTCGGTGGCCCCGCCGCGCAAATCGCCCTGATGCACCGGGAATTGGTCGAGGAACGCCCCTGGCTTGACGAAAAAACCTTCCTGCGCGCGCTGTCGCTTTGTATGCTTCTGCCCGGGCCCGAGGCAATGCAGCTTGCAACCTATGCAGGCTGGCGGCTTCATGGGGTTTGGGGCGGACTGATTGCGGGGCTGCTCTTCGTGCTGCCCGGCGCAATCGTGATCGCGGCCCTGGTGGCGCTCTATGCCGCGTTCGGCGATGTGCCCCTGATCCAAGCGGCCTTTGTCGGGATCAAGGCTGCCGTGATCGTCATTGTTCTTCAGGCACTTTACAGAGTTGCACACAAAGCCCTGACAGGTGCCACCGCCATCGCGATGGCCGGTTTGGCCTTTTTGGCCATCTTCATCTTTGATCTCCCCTTCCCGCTGATCATTCTGACAGCGGCCGTCTGGGGCTACCTCACCGCCAAAGGCACGCGTGATCCCAAAAGCCGCCCGTCGACGTCGACACCCATGCCATGGCGCACCGCCTTGTTTTGCGCCGCGGCCTGGCTGGTTCCTCTGGGGATTCTCAGCGTAGCCGGCCCGCCGCTTCTGGCCCAAATCGGGTGGTTTTTTGCAAAACTGGCCGTGGTCACATTCGGGGGCGCATATGCCGTCCTTGCCTATATGACACAAACGGTTGCGTTTGATTTCAACTGGATCAGCACCGAGCAGATGATCGACGCGCTTGGCCTGGCCGAAACCACGCCCGGTCCGCTGATCCTTGTGACACAGTTCGTCGCCATGCTGACGGGATATCTGCAAAACGGCCCGGCCATGGCGATCGCAGCGGGCCTTGTGGCACTATGGGCGACATTCGTGCCCTGCTTTTTGTGGATTTTCGTGGCTGGCCCTTATCTCGATCTGATCGCCGACCGGCCGCGTCTGTCATCCGCTCTTGCGGGGATCACCGCGGCAGTGGTTGGTGTGATCCTGAACCTTTCGGTTTGGTTCGCACTACATGTTCTTTTCGCCGAGGTCGTGCAGTGGTCTGTCGGTCCGATCCGGTTGCCCGTTCCGGTCTGGTCCAGCCTGCAATTCGGAGCGGGTCTCCTGGTGGCCCTGGCCGCTGCCCTGATGCTGGGCGCGCGTCTTGGGCTGGCTCAATCCTTGGGCATCTTGGCGCTTGCGGGGATAGGGCTGAGCCTGATCTGA
- a CDS encoding N-(5'-phosphoribosyl)anthranilate isomerase, producing MDEFATSPLSPENYLRDIFSARAAREGGVIRRKRRDIYRFVGRARFEDELRRRGFHAVENGGQIVIFCNDAPIRLIL from the coding sequence ATGGATGAGTTTGCAACATCTCCATTGAGCCCGGAAAACTATCTCCGCGACATCTTCAGCGCCCGGGCGGCGCGCGAAGGCGGCGTGATCCGGCGCAAGCGGCGGGACATCTACAGATTTGTCGGTCGCGCGCGGTTCGAGGATGAGTTGCGGCGACGCGGATTTCACGCGGTCGAAAACGGCGGACAGATTGTCATCTTCTGCAATGATGCGCCGATCAGGTTGATCCTGTAG
- a CDS encoding cytochrome c biogenesis CcdA family protein, protein MFGIDIIDAALLPAMFVALTAGIISFLSPCVLPIVPPYLAYMSGVSVNEIQDESGARRKATISALFFVLGLSTVFLFLGFTASAFGTFFLQNQELLAQIAGVVVIVFGLHFLGIFRIPILDQEARFEAGDKGGSSFGAYVLGLAFAFGWTPCIGPQLGAILSLAASEASVTRGTVLLGIYAAGLGIPFLLAAMFLTRAMGVMNRLKPHMKTIERVMGGLLVLVGVALLTGAFTAFSWWLLEMFPALALIG, encoded by the coding sequence ATGTTCGGAATTGACATCATCGACGCAGCCCTTCTGCCTGCCATGTTCGTGGCACTGACCGCCGGGATCATCAGCTTCCTGTCACCCTGCGTGCTGCCCATCGTGCCGCCTTATCTGGCTTATATGAGCGGCGTCTCGGTAAACGAGATCCAGGATGAAAGCGGCGCGCGGCGCAAGGCCACAATCTCGGCCCTGTTCTTCGTTCTGGGCCTCTCGACCGTCTTTCTGTTTCTAGGCTTCACCGCCTCGGCCTTTGGTACGTTCTTTCTGCAAAACCAAGAGCTTCTGGCTCAGATCGCGGGTGTGGTCGTCATCGTCTTCGGCCTCCATTTCCTGGGCATTTTCCGGATCCCGATCCTTGATCAGGAGGCGCGCTTCGAAGCAGGGGACAAGGGGGGGTCCTCCTTCGGTGCCTATGTGCTTGGCCTTGCTTTCGCCTTTGGCTGGACCCCCTGTATCGGCCCTCAATTGGGTGCGATCCTGTCGCTTGCCGCCTCGGAGGCTTCCGTGACGCGCGGCACTGTCCTTTTGGGGATCTATGCGGCGGGCCTTGGCATCCCCTTCCTTCTGGCCGCGATGTTCCTGACCCGTGCCATGGGCGTGATGAACCGTCTCAAACCGCACATGAAAACCATCGAACGGGTTATGGGTGGCCTTCTGGTGCTTGTCGGCGTGGCCCTCCTGACCGGCGCCTTCACCGCCTTTTCATGGTGGCTGCTGGAGATGTTTCCAGCACTTGCGCTGATCGGCTGA
- a CDS encoding ribonuclease E/G, which yields MAKKMLIDATHAEETRVVVVDGNKVEEFDFESENKRQLAGNIYLAKVTRVEPSLQAAFVDYGGNRHGFLAFSEIHPDYYQIPVADREALMEEERAYAEAMKARDEEEEAKTQKPRRSRSRAKAKAEEVKSDDPVETKEVETEINGMETIDLEDEASDPLDVPEGTSPMEIVKETPVEEPQDGDSPKDTEDTGEAEEGSSVEAGDADADEAEAEDSTSEDDAAAMEADAPKGRRADATSKDDSIESVADEDDSEDIRPPRKPRPRRYKIQEVIKVRQILLVQVVKEERGNKGAALTTYLSLAGRYCVLMPNTARGGGISRKITNATDRKKLKDIANEIDVPQGAGLIVRTAGAKRTKAEIKRDYEYLQRLWEQIRELTLKSIAPAKIYEEGDLIKRSIRDLYNREIDEVFVEGERGYRIAKDFMKMIMPSHAKNVKRYEDALPLFARYQVETYLGGMFNPTVQLKSGGYIVIGVTEALVAIDVNSGRATKEGSIEETALKTNLEAADEVARQLRLRDLAGLIVIDFIDMDERKNNSAVEKRMKERLKTDRARIQVGRISGFGLMEMSRQRLRPGMIEATTQACPACHGTGLIRSDDNMALSILRQIEEEGTRRRSREVLVRCPVNIGNFLMNQKREHIAQIEARYGLAVRIEGDPHLVSPDFALEKFKTATRIVAASAPVVSVDTSIMDQIDADEDETASEEAPAPTGEDGDQKPKRRRRRRRRRKSGNGEDRASDEGIDTPSETTEPQSENADAAAESEEAPQKPAEAEAEAADLEAAEEKPKRTRRRTRKKAPEAEVETTTPEAPAEASAEASETEAVDAPQPEEKPKRKRASRAKKPKAEAEPPAEAAPEEPTEEAPASKADPAPEPTAEAEAEPMSADPQPAPEVAPEPAAAAPEPALEPVAETPAEPEPQEPPKPKRRGWWSLGK from the coding sequence ATGGCAAAGAAAATGCTTATCGATGCCACCCACGCGGAAGAGACCCGCGTCGTGGTGGTGGACGGAAACAAGGTCGAGGAGTTCGATTTTGAATCCGAAAACAAACGGCAGCTTGCCGGCAATATCTATCTCGCAAAGGTAACACGGGTCGAACCGTCGCTGCAGGCGGCCTTTGTCGACTATGGCGGAAACCGCCATGGGTTCCTGGCCTTCAGCGAGATTCATCCGGATTACTACCAGATCCCCGTCGCCGACCGAGAGGCGCTGATGGAGGAAGAACGCGCCTATGCCGAAGCGATGAAGGCACGGGACGAGGAAGAAGAGGCAAAGACCCAAAAGCCACGCCGGTCTCGCTCGCGCGCGAAGGCAAAGGCAGAGGAGGTCAAATCCGACGACCCTGTCGAAACCAAGGAGGTCGAGACCGAGATCAATGGAATGGAAACCATTGATCTGGAGGACGAGGCATCCGATCCGCTTGACGTCCCCGAAGGCACCTCGCCGATGGAGATCGTCAAGGAAACCCCGGTCGAGGAACCCCAGGACGGCGACAGCCCGAAAGACACCGAAGATACGGGCGAGGCAGAGGAGGGCTCCTCGGTCGAGGCAGGCGATGCGGACGCTGATGAGGCGGAAGCGGAGGATAGCACATCCGAAGATGACGCGGCCGCAATGGAGGCGGACGCACCAAAAGGTCGGCGCGCCGACGCGACGTCGAAAGACGACAGCATCGAATCCGTTGCCGACGAAGATGACAGCGAGGATATCCGCCCACCGCGCAAGCCGCGCCCGCGCCGGTACAAGATCCAGGAAGTCATCAAGGTTCGTCAGATCCTGCTTGTGCAGGTCGTCAAGGAAGAGCGTGGCAACAAGGGTGCGGCACTCACGACCTATCTCAGCCTTGCTGGCCGCTACTGCGTTCTGATGCCGAACACCGCCCGCGGCGGCGGTATCTCCCGCAAGATCACAAACGCCACCGACCGCAAGAAGCTGAAGGATATCGCCAACGAGATCGACGTCCCCCAGGGGGCGGGCCTGATCGTACGGACCGCCGGAGCCAAACGCACCAAGGCGGAGATCAAGCGCGACTACGAATACCTTCAGAGGCTCTGGGAACAGATCCGCGAGCTGACGCTGAAATCCATCGCACCGGCCAAGATCTACGAGGAAGGCGACCTGATCAAACGCTCGATCCGCGATCTTTACAATCGCGAGATCGACGAGGTCTTCGTGGAAGGCGAGCGCGGGTATCGCATCGCCAAGGACTTCATGAAGATGATCATGCCGTCCCATGCCAAGAACGTGAAACGCTACGAAGATGCGCTGCCTCTCTTTGCGCGCTACCAGGTGGAAACGTATCTCGGCGGGATGTTCAACCCGACCGTGCAGCTGAAATCCGGCGGCTATATCGTGATCGGCGTGACCGAGGCGCTGGTGGCGATCGACGTGAACTCCGGTCGCGCGACCAAGGAAGGCTCGATCGAGGAGACCGCGCTCAAGACAAACCTCGAGGCCGCCGACGAGGTGGCGCGCCAGCTGCGTCTGCGCGACCTTGCGGGTCTCATCGTGATCGACTTCATCGACATGGATGAGCGCAAGAACAATTCCGCCGTCGAAAAGCGCATGAAAGAACGGCTCAAGACCGACCGCGCGCGCATCCAGGTGGGCCGCATCTCCGGCTTCGGCCTGATGGAGATGAGCCGCCAGCGCCTGCGCCCTGGCATGATCGAGGCCACCACCCAGGCCTGCCCGGCCTGTCACGGCACCGGTCTGATCCGGTCCGATGACAACATGGCCCTGTCGATCCTGCGCCAGATCGAAGAGGAAGGCACCCGCCGCCGCTCCCGCGAAGTGCTGGTGCGCTGCCCGGTCAATATCGGGAACTTCCTGATGAACCAGAAGCGCGAGCATATCGCCCAGATCGAAGCGCGCTACGGCCTGGCGGTTCGGATCGAAGGGGATCCGCATCTGGTCAGCCCCGATTTCGCGCTGGAGAAGTTCAAGACGGCCACAAGGATCGTCGCGGCCAGCGCGCCCGTTGTGTCGGTCGATACCTCGATCATGGATCAGATCGATGCCGACGAGGACGAGACAGCGTCCGAGGAGGCACCCGCTCCAACAGGCGAAGACGGCGATCAAAAGCCCAAACGCCGCCGCCGTCGGCGCCGCCGCCGGAAATCCGGCAATGGTGAGGACCGGGCAAGCGATGAGGGTATAGACACCCCCTCTGAAACGACAGAGCCGCAATCCGAAAACGCCGACGCCGCCGCAGAGAGCGAAGAGGCCCCGCAAAAGCCCGCCGAAGCGGAGGCCGAGGCGGCAGACCTAGAGGCAGCCGAAGAAAAGCCCAAGCGCACGCGGCGCAGGACCCGCAAGAAAGCGCCCGAGGCCGAGGTGGAGACCACCACCCCCGAAGCGCCCGCCGAAGCTTCTGCCGAGGCGAGTGAAACGGAAGCGGTCGACGCGCCCCAGCCCGAAGAAAAGCCCAAGCGCAAAAGGGCCTCTCGTGCGAAAAAACCGAAGGCGGAGGCCGAGCCGCCCGCCGAGGCCGCGCCTGAAGAGCCCACAGAAGAAGCGCCCGCGTCCAAGGCTGACCCGGCGCCGGAGCCGACGGCAGAGGCAGAAGCAGAGCCGATGTCTGCGGACCCGCAGCCGGCACCCGAAGTTGCGCCCGAACCGGCGGCTGCCGCGCCCGAGCCGGCGCTGGAGCCGGTCGCCGAAACCCCGGCGGAGCCTGAGCCGCAGGAGCCCCCCAAGCCAAAGCGGCGTGGCTGGTGGTCGCTGGGTAAATAA
- a CDS encoding fructose bisphosphate aldolase, translating to MAEDMSATQAQHDQIASGAGFIAALDQSGGSTPKALALYGVTEDAYSNDEEMFAEMQAMRARIILADDFDQSKVIGAILFERTMRESIDGVPVAEFLWSRKGVVPFLKVDKGLEDQADGVQVMKEIPGLDETLAEARTHGVFGTKMRSVIHEANAGGIANVVAQQFEIGKAIVAAGLVPIIEPEVNIHAETKAEAEALLKEEILRHLDALPDGDVVMLKLTIPTEANLYDALADHPKVLRVVALSGGYKTDDACARLAQNGKMIASFSRALTEGLDKSMSDAEFNAALGSNINKIHSASI from the coding sequence ATGGCAGAGGATATGTCCGCCACACAGGCGCAGCACGATCAGATCGCAAGCGGAGCGGGCTTTATTGCGGCCCTGGACCAAAGCGGCGGCTCCACGCCCAAGGCCCTGGCGCTTTACGGCGTGACCGAGGATGCCTATTCGAACGACGAAGAAATGTTTGCTGAAATGCAGGCGATGCGCGCGCGCATCATCCTCGCCGACGATTTCGATCAGTCGAAGGTGATCGGTGCCATCCTGTTCGAACGCACGATGCGTGAGAGCATAGATGGCGTGCCGGTGGCCGAGTTTCTCTGGAGCCGGAAAGGGGTCGTGCCGTTTCTCAAGGTCGACAAGGGACTTGAGGATCAGGCCGACGGCGTGCAGGTGATGAAGGAAATCCCCGGTCTGGACGAGACATTGGCAGAGGCGCGGACGCACGGGGTTTTCGGAACCAAAATGCGTTCGGTCATTCACGAGGCGAATGCAGGCGGCATTGCGAACGTGGTGGCGCAGCAATTCGAGATCGGCAAGGCAATCGTGGCGGCGGGCCTCGTTCCGATCATCGAGCCGGAGGTCAACATCCATGCCGAAACCAAGGCCGAGGCAGAAGCGCTCCTGAAAGAGGAGATCCTCAGACATCTCGACGCGCTGCCTGATGGCGACGTGGTGATGCTGAAGCTGACGATCCCAACCGAAGCAAATCTTTACGATGCGCTGGCCGACCATCCCAAGGTTTTGCGCGTGGTGGCGCTGTCGGGTGGATACAAAACGGACGATGCCTGCGCCCGCTTGGCGCAGAACGGCAAAATGATCGCGAGCTTCTCGCGCGCTCTGACGGAGGGGCTTGATAAATCGATGTCGGATGCTGAATTCAATGCGGCCTTGGGGAGCAACATTAACAAGATCCACAGCGCTTCGATCTGA
- a CDS encoding DUF4169 family protein — MNGKPVNLNRYRKTKARAEAKARADENAVRFGRSKAEKEAERKRTEKARRDLDGHRSEE, encoded by the coding sequence ATGAACGGCAAGCCGGTCAATCTGAACCGGTATCGAAAGACAAAGGCGCGGGCCGAAGCAAAGGCCCGCGCGGACGAAAACGCCGTGCGCTTCGGCCGCAGCAAGGCGGAAAAAGAGGCCGAACGGAAGAGGACTGAGAAAGCACGCCGCGATCTCGACGGGCACCGGTCCGAGGAATGA
- a CDS encoding cytochrome P450, whose translation MIPPKPPSRPDRVSLWRYAKLFRQDILSAQPARLYRAWMAEFRTPFFRSYLVNQPDLVQTILKDRPGDFPKSDRVGEGLRPLLGNSVFLTNGPEWERQRRIIDPAFEGGRLKEIFPAIWDAAEAAVRRLDVHAGDAVEIEAQTSHAAADVIFRTLFSIPIEHEIASQVFDQFRAYQRTQPILNLAAFLPVPRWFPRFFRRETKKTAAQIRALITELTKARMAEIEAGRAPDDLASKIMTTEDPETGERFDTEEMVDQVAIFFLAGHETSASALAWTLYLMALYPDWQERVAEEAQALEHPDFAVMSRLKLSRDVFREALRLYPPVPMMVRQTTCPERFRDRSIPVASQMVLSPWHLHRHERLWDNPDGFDPGRWATENGKTCQRTAYMPFSAGARVCTGAGFAMVEGVLILSMLLKHFRFERVEWRVPEPVAHLTVRSRDGIWLRIARRAG comes from the coding sequence ATGATCCCGCCCAAGCCGCCGTCACGTCCCGATCGTGTGTCGCTCTGGCGGTATGCCAAGCTCTTTCGTCAGGACATCCTATCGGCGCAGCCCGCGCGGCTTTACCGCGCCTGGATGGCTGAGTTCCGCACGCCGTTTTTTCGCTCTTATCTCGTCAACCAGCCGGACCTCGTGCAGACGATCCTCAAGGACCGTCCGGGCGATTTCCCAAAATCGGACCGGGTGGGCGAGGGGCTGCGCCCGCTTCTGGGCAACTCGGTGTTCCTGACCAACGGTCCGGAATGGGAGCGGCAGCGACGCATCATTGATCCCGCCTTCGAAGGGGGACGCCTGAAAGAGATCTTTCCTGCCATTTGGGATGCGGCGGAGGCTGCGGTGCGCCGGCTCGATGTCCATGCAGGTGACGCGGTAGAGATCGAAGCGCAGACCAGCCATGCTGCGGCGGATGTGATCTTTCGCACGCTTTTCTCGATCCCGATCGAGCATGAGATCGCGAGCCAGGTCTTTGATCAGTTCCGCGCCTATCAGCGGACCCAACCGATCCTCAACCTCGCGGCCTTCCTGCCGGTGCCCCGCTGGTTTCCCCGCTTTTTCCGCCGCGAGACGAAAAAGACCGCGGCGCAGATCCGCGCGCTGATCACAGAACTCACCAAGGCAAGGATGGCCGAGATCGAGGCGGGGCGCGCACCGGACGATCTTGCCTCGAAGATCATGACCACCGAGGACCCTGAGACAGGTGAACGCTTCGACACCGAGGAGATGGTGGATCAGGTCGCGATCTTCTTTCTCGCAGGGCACGAGACCAGCGCCTCGGCGCTGGCCTGGACGCTCTACCTCATGGCGCTTTATCCCGACTGGCAGGAGCGGGTGGCAGAGGAGGCGCAGGCCCTGGAGCATCCCGATTTCGCGGTGATGTCGCGTCTGAAGCTGAGCCGCGATGTCTTTCGCGAAGCCCTGCGGCTTTACCCTCCGGTGCCTATGATGGTCCGCCAAACGACTTGCCCTGAGCGTTTCCGTGACAGGTCGATCCCGGTGGCCTCCCAGATGGTGCTGAGCCCCTGGCATCTGCATCGGCACGAACGGCTTTGGGACAATCCCGACGGGTTCGATCCGGGCCGCTGGGCCACGGAGAACGGCAAGACCTGCCAGCGGACGGCTTATATGCCGTTCTCTGCCGGCGCGCGGGTCTGCACCGGCGCGGGCTTTGCGATGGTCGAAGGGGTGCTGATCCTGTCGATGTTGCTGAAACATTTTCGGTTCGAACGGGTCGAATGGCGTGTCCCCGAGCCCGTTGCTCATTTAACGGTCAGATCGCGGGACGGGATCTGGCTGCGGATCGCGCGCCGGGCCGGCTGA
- a CDS encoding SspB family protein, producing MARDIDYGNLMHQAMRGLIRTVLSDVSKNGLPGAHHFFITFDTSHPDVELADWLSDRYPGEMTVVMQHWYDNLDVGEEGFAVTLNFGDSPEPLYIPYDAIKTFVDPSVEFGLRFETAEDEEDGDDPKPPQPSPPEPERAEAQKTDAEVVSLDSFRK from the coding sequence ATGGCCCGCGATATCGACTACGGCAATCTGATGCATCAGGCCATGAGAGGTCTGATCAGAACGGTGCTGAGCGATGTGTCGAAAAACGGCTTGCCGGGCGCGCACCATTTTTTCATTACCTTCGACACCTCACACCCGGATGTTGAGCTGGCCGACTGGCTGTCTGACCGCTACCCGGGTGAGATGACGGTGGTGATGCAGCATTGGTATGACAACCTTGATGTCGGGGAAGAAGGGTTTGCCGTCACCCTGAATTTCGGTGACTCGCCCGAGCCTCTTTATATTCCCTACGACGCGATAAAGACGTTTGTCGATCCGTCGGTCGAATTCGGACTGCGTTTTGAAACGGCCGAGGACGAGGAAGATGGAGACGACCCCAAGCCGCCTCAGCCCTCTCCGCCTGAGCCGGAGAGGGCTGAGGCGCAAAAGACCGATGCCGAGGTCGTCTCTCTCGACAGTTTCCGCAAGTAG
- the fumC gene encoding class II fumarate hydratase yields MADTRTETDSFGPLDVPADKYWGAQTQRSILNFPIGWERQPVAIVRALGVIKKACAMQNKAQGTLDAKLADAIIEAAGEVVDGKLDDNFPLVVWQTGSGTQSNMNANEVIANRAIEILGGVMGSKDPVHPNDHCNMGQSSNDTFPTAMHIATAMTAHHVLIPGLEKLHAALDEKVQAFDGIIKIGRTHTQDATPLTLSQEFSGYSHQVAMGIQRVKDALGRIYELAQGGTAVGTGLNTRQGWAEAVAGHMAEISGLPFVTAPNKFEALAAHDAMVEISGALKTVAASLFKIANDIRLLGSGPRCGLGELVLPENEPGSSIMPGKVNPTQCEALTQVCAHVMGNDAAVGFAGSQGHFELNVYKPMMAYNVLQSMQLLGDASVAFTDNLIAGLQADEGRIDKLMRESLMLVTALAPEIGYDNATTVAKTAHKNGTTLKEEAVKLGFVDEDTFERVVRPENMIGPK; encoded by the coding sequence ATGGCCGACACCCGCACCGAAACCGACAGCTTTGGCCCGCTCGACGTGCCCGCCGACAAGTATTGGGGCGCGCAGACGCAACGCTCGATCCTGAATTTCCCCATCGGGTGGGAAAGGCAGCCGGTGGCAATTGTCCGCGCTTTGGGCGTAATCAAGAAGGCCTGTGCGATGCAGAACAAGGCCCAAGGTACGCTTGATGCCAAGCTGGCGGACGCCATCATCGAAGCAGCGGGCGAAGTGGTAGACGGGAAGCTCGACGACAACTTTCCACTGGTGGTCTGGCAAACGGGATCGGGCACGCAATCCAACATGAACGCCAATGAGGTGATCGCCAACCGCGCGATCGAAATCCTGGGCGGGGTGATGGGCTCCAAGGATCCGGTCCATCCCAACGATCATTGCAATATGGGCCAGTCTTCCAACGACACCTTCCCGACAGCGATGCATATCGCCACGGCGATGACCGCGCATCACGTTCTGATCCCAGGGCTGGAAAAGCTGCACGCGGCACTGGACGAAAAGGTGCAGGCCTTCGACGGTATCATCAAGATCGGCCGGACCCATACGCAAGATGCAACCCCGCTGACACTGAGCCAGGAGTTTTCCGGCTACAGCCATCAGGTCGCGATGGGCATTCAACGCGTGAAAGACGCGTTGGGCCGCATCTACGAGCTGGCACAGGGCGGCACGGCGGTGGGGACCGGGCTCAACACGCGACAAGGCTGGGCGGAGGCGGTTGCCGGGCATATGGCCGAGATCTCAGGCCTGCCCTTCGTCACCGCACCCAACAAGTTCGAAGCCCTCGCCGCCCATGACGCGATGGTCGAGATCTCAGGCGCCCTGAAGACCGTCGCGGCCTCTCTTTTCAAGATCGCCAACGACATCCGCCTCCTGGGCTCAGGCCCCCGTTGCGGACTGGGCGAACTGGTCCTGCCCGAAAACGAGCCGGGCTCGTCCATCATGCCGGGCAAGGTGAACCCGACCCAGTGCGAAGCGCTCACCCAGGTCTGCGCCCATGTCATGGGCAATGACGCGGCGGTCGGCTTTGCAGGCAGCCAAGGGCATTTCGAACTCAATGTCTACAAACCCATGATGGCCTATAATGTGCTGCAGAGCATGCAGCTTCTGGGCGATGCCTCCGTCGCCTTCACCGACAACCTGATCGCGGGGCTGCAAGCAGATGAAGGCCGCATCGACAAGCTGATGCGTGAGAGCCTGATGCTGGTGACGGCCCTGGCGCCTGAAATCGGTTATGACAATGCGACAACGGTGGCCAAGACGGCACACAAGAACGGCACGACGCTGAAAGAAGAAGCGGTCAAGCTGGGCTTTGTCGATGAAGACACATTCGAACGCGTGGTGCGCCCCGAGAACATGATCGGCCCGAAATGA
- a CDS encoding sulfurtransferase TusA family protein, with amino-acid sequence MTQMTDMLDTTGLLCPLPVLKARKRLKSMENGALLEVRADDPAALVDIPHFCAEAGHVLVEQRDDGPHQTYMIRKGG; translated from the coding sequence ATGACCCAAATGACAGACATGCTCGACACGACGGGGCTGCTGTGCCCTCTGCCCGTTCTCAAGGCACGCAAGCGCTTGAAATCCATGGAAAACGGCGCGCTTCTCGAGGTGCGTGCGGACGATCCTGCCGCCTTGGTGGACATTCCGCATTTTTGTGCTGAGGCGGGGCACGTCTTGGTGGAGCAGCGAGACGATGGGCCGCACCAGACCTATATGATCCGTAAGGGCGGATAA